Proteins from a single region of Noviherbaspirillum saxi:
- a CDS encoding enoyl-CoA hydratase, whose amino-acid sequence MDYSEITYEVLGPVLRVYHNRPKQANSESENLLAELDDALERAKRDDDIRVLIIGGVGKHFSAGHDLIGGMETRGNFSPEQHWLWESEHYLGNAMRIWDFPKPTIAQVQGACIAGGFMVANMCDLMVASDDAYFSDPVVHSLAAASVETLVHPWVMGVRKAKEFLYTGQKLPAAEAKEWGMVNHVVPRAELEEFTLKLANHIALAPPVGIRMMKRSLNRSADIMGFRNSIMAHFDTHILSTSTKEHYSVASAGMNASMEKAKKVASNG is encoded by the coding sequence ATGGATTACAGTGAAATCACCTATGAAGTGCTGGGCCCGGTGCTGCGCGTTTATCACAACCGCCCCAAGCAGGCCAATTCCGAATCGGAAAATCTGCTCGCCGAACTTGACGATGCGCTGGAGCGCGCCAAGCGCGACGACGATATCCGCGTACTGATCATCGGTGGCGTAGGCAAGCATTTTTCGGCAGGCCACGACCTGATCGGCGGCATGGAAACGCGCGGAAATTTCTCGCCCGAACAGCACTGGCTGTGGGAATCGGAACATTACCTTGGCAACGCGATGCGCATCTGGGATTTCCCGAAGCCCACCATCGCGCAGGTGCAGGGCGCCTGCATCGCCGGCGGCTTCATGGTTGCAAACATGTGCGATCTGATGGTCGCGTCCGATGATGCCTATTTCAGCGATCCGGTGGTGCACAGTCTTGCCGCCGCATCCGTCGAAACCCTGGTTCATCCATGGGTGATGGGTGTGCGCAAGGCGAAGGAATTCCTGTACACCGGACAGAAGCTGCCGGCAGCCGAAGCCAAGGAATGGGGCATGGTCAATCATGTGGTACCGCGCGCCGAGCTGGAAGAATTTACCCTCAAGTTGGCGAACCATATCGCCCTCGCGCCACCGGTTGGCATCCGCATGATGAAGCGTTCGCTGAACCGCTCCGCCGACATCATGGGCTTCCGCAATTCGATCATGGCCCACTTCGATACGCATATTCTCAGCACCTCGACCAAGGAACATTACAGCGTCGCGTCGGCTGGCATGAATGCGTCGATGGAGAAGGCGAAGAAGGTTGCCAGCAACGGCTAA
- a CDS encoding MaoC/PaaZ C-terminal domain-containing protein, translating into MAIDYEKLLALAIPDTQQSYTRKDAILYALSLGYGADPMDAAQLPFVFEPDLQAVPTMGVVLAHPGYWPRLLDTGLNWVKIVHAEQGLVLHKPLPPEAHVIGKSRVVDIIDKGAEKGALISYERRILERDTGEPLCTISQTMLARADGGFGGPARSALAPHAIPDRPADFSVEMKTQDNAALLYRLNGDWNPLHADPEVARNAGFERPILHGLATWGIAGHAVLKTACNYHPSRIKSIFGRFTAPVYPGETFRTDVWVDGNIASFTVRAVERNVIAINNGKVELRD; encoded by the coding sequence ATGGCAATCGATTACGAAAAGCTCCTGGCTCTGGCCATTCCCGATACGCAGCAAAGCTATACCCGCAAGGACGCGATCCTGTATGCGCTCAGCCTCGGCTACGGCGCCGACCCGATGGATGCGGCGCAATTGCCGTTCGTGTTCGAGCCTGACCTGCAGGCGGTTCCGACCATGGGGGTGGTGCTTGCGCATCCCGGCTACTGGCCGAGGTTGCTCGATACCGGCCTCAACTGGGTGAAGATCGTGCACGCGGAACAGGGCCTGGTGCTGCACAAGCCCCTGCCGCCGGAAGCCCATGTGATCGGCAAGTCGCGGGTGGTCGATATCATCGACAAGGGAGCGGAAAAGGGTGCGCTGATCAGTTATGAGCGCCGCATTCTTGAGCGCGACACCGGCGAACCGCTATGCACCATCTCGCAAACCATGCTTGCGCGCGCCGACGGCGGTTTTGGCGGCCCGGCACGTTCCGCACTGGCGCCCCATGCGATTCCTGACCGGCCGGCGGATTTCTCCGTCGAAATGAAGACGCAGGACAATGCGGCACTGCTCTACCGTCTCAACGGCGACTGGAATCCATTGCATGCCGATCCGGAGGTGGCGCGCAATGCTGGCTTCGAGCGCCCTATTCTCCATGGCCTTGCCACTTGGGGCATCGCCGGGCATGCGGTGCTGAAAACCGCATGCAACTATCACCCTTCCCGCATCAAATCCATTTTCGGCCGGTTTACCGCACCGGTATATCCGGGCGAAACCTTCCGCACCGATGTCTGGGTGGACGGCAACATTGCGAGCTTCACGGTACGTGCGGTAGAACGCAATGTCATCGCAATCAACAATGGTAAGGTGGAACTGCGCGACTAG
- the folE gene encoding GTP cyclohydrolase I FolE — translation MCDEHFSKKDWRRFLTHLGENPDRPGLLETPLRVEKAWKHWTSGYAQDPAEVLKVFEDGAEQYNELIVVRGIPVYSHCEHHLAPFFGKATIGYLPNGKIVGLSKLTRLVDCFARRLQVQERLTTQIAEALMEHLEPKAVGVVVNCRHMCMESRGIQTAGEETLTSAMLGELQPNLALRTEFLSLVREA, via the coding sequence ATGTGCGATGAGCATTTTAGTAAAAAGGACTGGCGACGCTTTTTGACTCACCTGGGCGAGAATCCGGATCGCCCGGGACTGTTGGAAACGCCGCTGCGGGTAGAAAAGGCCTGGAAGCATTGGACCTCCGGGTATGCACAGGATCCGGCCGAAGTGCTGAAAGTGTTTGAAGACGGCGCCGAGCAGTACAACGAACTGATCGTGGTGCGCGGGATCCCGGTGTACAGCCATTGCGAACATCACCTCGCGCCGTTCTTTGGCAAGGCCACCATCGGCTATCTGCCGAATGGCAAGATTGTCGGCTTGTCGAAGCTGACCCGCTTGGTCGATTGCTTCGCACGTCGCCTGCAAGTGCAGGAGCGCCTGACCACGCAGATCGCGGAAGCGCTGATGGAGCATCTGGAGCCGAAAGCGGTAGGCGTAGTCGTCAACTGCCGGCACATGTGCATGGAGAGCCGCGGTATCCAGACGGCAGGTGAAGAAACGCTCACCTCGGCAATGCTCGGTGAATTGCAGCCCAATCTGGCGTTGCGCACGGAGTTCCTTTCGCTGGTACGCGAAGCGTGA
- a CDS encoding MaoC/PaaZ C-terminal domain-containing protein, with protein MSLNYEAIKNWPITQASQRYTAKDTILYALGVGAATENPLALEDLKFVYERKLQALPTFACLLAGDSAWMADPKAGINLNKVLHGEQFLTIHKPLPAEGSVIGVDSVDEIYDKGADKGAVMYMTRKILDAESGELIATSGWSVFMRGNGGFGGIATGQPAPFAMPEGRAADASIDMVTRPEQATIYRLSGDFNPLHIDPKIATMAGFDKPILHGMCSYGIAGRAVIKLRCGSDASRLRKLNLRFASPVFPGETLRTEVWDLEPGKLAFRIRVVERDVIVLNNGYAEFAA; from the coding sequence GTGTCCCTCAATTACGAAGCCATCAAGAATTGGCCAATAACTCAGGCAAGCCAGCGCTATACCGCGAAGGACACCATCCTATATGCGCTCGGGGTCGGCGCCGCGACAGAGAATCCGCTGGCGCTGGAAGATCTCAAGTTCGTGTACGAGCGCAAGCTGCAGGCATTGCCGACATTTGCCTGCCTGCTGGCGGGCGACAGTGCATGGATGGCCGATCCCAAGGCTGGCATCAATCTCAACAAGGTGCTGCACGGAGAGCAGTTTCTGACCATTCACAAACCGCTTCCGGCTGAAGGTTCGGTAATCGGCGTGGATAGCGTGGACGAAATCTATGACAAGGGCGCCGACAAGGGCGCGGTCATGTACATGACGCGCAAGATCCTCGATGCGGAAAGCGGTGAACTGATCGCTACCTCGGGATGGTCGGTATTCATGCGCGGCAATGGCGGCTTCGGCGGAATTGCGACCGGTCAGCCGGCTCCATTCGCGATGCCTGAGGGACGTGCGGCAGACGCATCGATTGACATGGTGACGCGCCCCGAGCAGGCGACGATCTACCGTCTGTCGGGCGACTTCAATCCACTTCACATCGATCCGAAAATCGCCACGATGGCCGGGTTCGACAAACCCATCCTGCACGGGATGTGCAGCTATGGCATCGCCGGCCGCGCGGTGATAAAGCTGCGCTGCGGCAGCGATGCAAGCCGCCTGCGCAAACTGAATCTGCGATTTGCAAGCCCGGTATTTCCGGGCGAGACGCTGCGTACCGAAGTGTGGGACCTCGAGCCCGGCAAGCTGGCGTTTCGCATACGCGTGGTCGAGCGTGACGTGATCGTCCTTAACAACGGTTACGCCGAGTTCGCGGCATAA
- a CDS encoding SDR family NAD(P)-dependent oxidoreductase encodes MARFAEDKVVIITGSGSGIGREFALAFGKAGAKVVVNDLARDAEGRSAAGKVAEEIAAAGGTAIANTDSVSEWDSAHRIMQTAIDAYGRIDCVVNNAGILRDRFFFNMSLDEWKAVIDVHLNGSFYISRAAAPYFKSQASGSYIHLTSTSGLIGNTGQANYAAAKLGLVGLSKSIALDMARYNVRSNCIAPFAWTPMTASVPTDTPEAAERMEKLKRMEPRLIAPLAVFLGSDAGASVSGQVFGVRANEIYLYSQSRVIRSVHRSEGWTPESIAEHAIPAMRTYFYDNVPSPTLTTWDPI; translated from the coding sequence ATGGCAAGGTTTGCAGAAGATAAAGTCGTCATCATTACCGGATCGGGGAGCGGCATCGGGCGCGAATTCGCGCTTGCCTTTGGCAAGGCCGGCGCCAAGGTCGTGGTCAATGATCTGGCGCGCGACGCTGAAGGCCGTTCCGCCGCAGGCAAAGTAGCGGAAGAGATTGCCGCGGCCGGCGGCACTGCGATTGCCAATACCGACAGCGTGTCGGAGTGGGATTCCGCGCACCGCATCATGCAGACGGCGATCGACGCCTACGGGCGCATCGATTGCGTGGTCAATAACGCGGGTATCCTGCGCGACCGCTTCTTTTTCAACATGAGCCTGGATGAATGGAAAGCGGTGATCGATGTTCACCTGAACGGCTCCTTTTATATTTCACGCGCCGCCGCTCCCTACTTCAAGAGCCAGGCTTCCGGCAGCTATATCCATCTGACATCGACGAGCGGCCTGATCGGCAATACCGGGCAGGCGAACTATGCGGCCGCCAAGCTCGGACTCGTGGGCCTGTCGAAGAGCATTGCACTGGACATGGCCCGTTACAACGTGCGTTCCAACTGCATCGCGCCGTTCGCATGGACGCCGATGACCGCGTCGGTCCCGACCGATACGCCGGAAGCGGCTGAACGCATGGAAAAGCTCAAGCGCATGGAACCGCGCCTGATCGCGCCGCTCGCGGTATTCCTTGGCAGCGATGCCGGCGCAAGCGTCTCAGGCCAAGTGTTCGGCGTGCGTGCCAATGAAATCTACCTTTACTCGCAGTCACGCGTGATCCGCTCCGTTCACCGCAGCGAGGGCTGGACTCCGGAAAGCATCGCGGAGCATGCGATCCCGGCGATGCGCACCTATTTCTATGACAACGTGCCGTCCCCGACCCTGACCACCTGGGATCCAATCTAA
- a CDS encoding alpha/beta fold hydrolase: MSNGVSNTLASHGHESDVASQDSHPQWFRQALAKPGLSNFVQIDGVRIHYLSWNMEQTEKPALLFIHGFRAHAHWWDFIAPFFTEQYRVLAMDFSGMGDSEHRASYDVDTFANEIIGLIEALGLAPITAVGHSYGGSRLLRACAERPDLFRHAVVVDSYVLFQGEPGPSLPKKLLGTRTYPDYASARTRYRLMPEQPFAHDFLVAHIAHHAMRELEGGWRWKFDPDMPTTGYREPDGEAVLARIDTPVDYICGERSAVVDAKRALRTVQALRTVRGPIMIPDGQHHLMLDQPIALITTLRALLADTRQPNQSQSTQTPRKAQ, from the coding sequence ATGTCCAACGGTGTATCGAACACGCTTGCTTCGCACGGCCACGAATCTGATGTCGCGTCGCAAGACTCGCATCCGCAATGGTTCCGCCAAGCGCTCGCCAAGCCTGGCTTATCCAATTTCGTACAGATCGACGGCGTTCGTATCCACTATCTGTCCTGGAACATGGAGCAGACCGAAAAACCGGCCTTGCTCTTCATTCACGGCTTTCGCGCGCACGCGCACTGGTGGGATTTCATCGCGCCGTTTTTCACCGAACAGTATCGCGTTCTGGCGATGGATTTCTCCGGCATGGGCGACAGCGAACATCGCGCAAGCTACGATGTCGACACCTTTGCCAATGAAATCATCGGTCTGATCGAGGCCCTTGGCCTTGCGCCAATAACTGCGGTTGGCCACAGCTACGGCGGCTCGCGCCTGCTGCGCGCCTGTGCGGAACGCCCGGACCTGTTTCGGCATGCGGTCGTGGTCGACAGCTATGTGCTGTTCCAGGGAGAGCCCGGTCCTTCGCTGCCGAAGAAGCTGCTCGGCACCCGTACCTACCCTGACTACGCATCAGCCCGCACCCGTTATCGCCTGATGCCGGAGCAGCCTTTTGCACACGACTTTCTCGTTGCGCATATTGCACACCATGCGATGCGCGAGCTTGAAGGCGGCTGGCGCTGGAAGTTCGACCCCGACATGCCGACGACCGGTTATCGCGAACCGGACGGTGAAGCGGTGCTGGCGCGCATCGATACGCCTGTCGACTACATCTGCGGAGAAAGAAGCGCAGTGGTCGACGCCAAACGCGCTCTACGCACGGTGCAGGCACTACGCACGGTACGCGGTCCCATCATGATACCGGACGGACAGCACCACCTGATGCTCGACCAGCCAATTGCATTGATTACCACCCTGCGCGCGCTTCTGGCCGATACGCGCCAGCCCAACCAGAGCCAGTCCACACAGACTCCGAGGAAAGCACAATGA
- a CDS encoding amidohydrolase family protein: protein MEMNDMILISVDDHVIEPPDLFKNHLSAADLERAPKMDTMKSGSDSWIYEGRRVPNFGLNAVVGRPPEEYGMEPASYSQIRKGTYQVQDRIDDMNVNGVLASINFPTFPSFGGTFFLQATDKDFTKKIISAYNDWHIDEWCGAAPGRFIPLAILPLWDIDACVAEAKRVAAKGCRTISFLDNPVPKGLPSVHSDHWDPLWKILEDNNIVVSIHIGSGAQVPYSSLDAPIDTWIVNMPMYIANATTDWLFSPVFKKFPNLKLALSEGGIGWIPYLLERADFTYKHHKAWTNCSFGDLLPSELFKRNFITCFIDDVFGLHNTHFMNVDKITWETDYPHSDSLWPDAPEHLWPTIKHLPTETIDKITHLNAMREFGFDPFKHLPREQCTVGVLRALATHVDTRPVANMGGHNPSNRDGRPVTNGEVMKLFA from the coding sequence ATGGAAATGAATGACATGATTCTGATCAGCGTGGACGATCACGTGATCGAGCCGCCGGACCTGTTCAAGAATCACCTGTCGGCAGCGGACCTGGAACGCGCGCCAAAGATGGACACCATGAAAAGCGGGTCCGATTCGTGGATTTACGAAGGCCGCCGGGTACCCAACTTCGGCCTGAATGCGGTGGTGGGCCGCCCGCCGGAAGAGTACGGCATGGAGCCGGCATCGTATAGCCAGATTCGCAAGGGCACCTACCAGGTGCAGGACCGCATCGACGACATGAATGTCAACGGCGTGCTGGCATCGATCAATTTCCCGACCTTCCCATCGTTTGGCGGCACCTTCTTCCTGCAAGCCACCGACAAGGACTTCACCAAAAAGATCATCAGCGCCTACAACGACTGGCACATCGACGAGTGGTGCGGTGCGGCGCCGGGGCGTTTCATTCCGCTGGCGATCCTGCCGCTGTGGGATATCGATGCCTGCGTGGCTGAAGCCAAACGGGTGGCGGCCAAGGGATGCCGCACCATCAGCTTTTTGGACAATCCGGTACCCAAGGGCTTGCCCAGCGTGCATAGCGATCATTGGGATCCGTTGTGGAAGATACTGGAAGACAACAACATCGTGGTCAGCATCCATATCGGCTCGGGCGCACAGGTGCCGTATTCGTCGCTGGATGCGCCGATCGATACCTGGATCGTGAACATGCCGATGTACATTGCCAATGCGACCACGGACTGGCTGTTTTCGCCGGTATTCAAGAAGTTTCCGAATCTCAAGCTGGCCTTGTCGGAAGGCGGCATCGGCTGGATTCCGTACCTGCTCGAGCGCGCCGACTTCACCTACAAGCACCACAAGGCATGGACCAATTGCAGCTTTGGCGACCTGTTGCCGAGCGAACTGTTCAAGCGCAACTTCATCACTTGCTTCATCGATGACGTGTTCGGCTTGCACAATACGCACTTCATGAATGTGGACAAGATCACCTGGGAAACCGACTATCCGCATTCGGATTCGCTGTGGCCGGATGCGCCGGAACACCTGTGGCCGACGATCAAGCACTTGCCGACGGAGACGATCGACAAGATCACGCACCTGAACGCGATGCGCGAATTCGGCTTCGATCCGTTCAAGCATTTGCCGCGCGAGCAGTGCACGGTGGGGGTGTTGCGGGCGCTGGCTACGCATGTGGACACGCGTCCGGTGGCCAATATGGGCGGGCACAATCCGTCCAACCGCGATGGCCGTCCGGTCACCAATGGCGAAGTCATGAAGCTGTTCGCGTAA
- a CDS encoding MaoC family dehydratase N-terminal domain-containing protein, which yields MSLDYQKLINWRFPAVTRHYTAEDAVRFARGFGAGLSGPLHESDAPYLSGRKALPVIAVPLTDGEFWQQNPETGIDWRQIIHAEEALTMHRPLPAQGGVVITQRVEEIFDRGTEKGAVMLQKQFLHDENNVPLASIDVTTVLRGNGGFGGKSYEPAKVRLPEDRAPDATVEIVTPSERDAIFRLSAEIKAAASAGNGKSMMRGVGCFGLAGRGVLQLACDNQPERLKRLGVRYAGPMYTDEVMRIELWHVQPGMAVFRMWSVGRKALVLNNCYVEFSA from the coding sequence GTGTCGCTCGATTATCAAAAGCTGATCAACTGGCGTTTTCCGGCCGTCACCCGTCATTACACCGCCGAGGATGCGGTGCGTTTTGCCAGAGGGTTCGGTGCCGGTCTGTCCGGTCCCTTGCACGAGTCGGATGCACCGTACCTGAGCGGCCGGAAGGCATTGCCGGTTATTGCGGTGCCGCTGACCGATGGCGAATTCTGGCAACAGAATCCGGAGACGGGCATCGACTGGCGGCAGATCATTCACGCGGAAGAGGCGCTCACGATGCATCGTCCCCTGCCTGCGCAGGGTGGCGTGGTGATCACGCAGCGCGTGGAAGAAATCTTTGACCGCGGTACCGAAAAGGGCGCTGTCATGCTGCAGAAGCAATTTTTGCATGACGAAAACAATGTGCCTTTGGCAAGCATCGATGTCACGACCGTATTGCGCGGCAATGGCGGCTTCGGTGGCAAGAGCTATGAGCCGGCCAAGGTGCGGTTGCCAGAAGACAGGGCGCCGGATGCAACGGTCGAAATAGTGACCCCCTCGGAACGCGACGCCATCTTTCGCTTGAGTGCGGAGATCAAGGCAGCGGCCAGTGCCGGCAACGGCAAATCGATGATGCGCGGCGTCGGCTGCTTCGGGCTCGCCGGCCGCGGCGTGTTGCAGCTTGCCTGCGATAACCAGCCGGAACGCCTCAAGCGGCTTGGGGTCCGTTATGCAGGGCCGATGTACACCGATGAAGTGATGCGCATCGAACTCTGGCATGTGCAGCCAGGTATGGCGGTATTCCGGATGTGGTCAGTCGGGCGCAAGGCGCTGGTATTAAATAACTGCTATGTCGAATTTTCGGCATGA
- a CDS encoding enoyl-CoA hydratase/isomerase family protein — MNTLVTTEMVGAVAVVTLNNIKTRNALSRDMLTVLAERLDELGNHPDCRAIVLTGAEGHFCSGGDISGMSAERPLMVGRGRMELGHRVVRAVSGGAKPVIAAVEGYAAGAGLSLAAAADYVVSSTTAKYVSSFAKVGLIPDLGLLWTLPQRIGLSEAKRMFATARVVAAPEALQLGLADKVVEPGALMATALEIAQSYTSGAPLSMALVKAAYEKGLPTFESALRYEVDNQAALYLTADHREAVAAFLEKRPAVFKGV; from the coding sequence ATGAATACCCTGGTAACAACCGAAATGGTCGGCGCGGTCGCCGTCGTCACACTCAACAACATCAAGACACGCAATGCGCTTTCACGCGACATGCTGACGGTACTGGCCGAACGCCTGGACGAATTGGGCAACCATCCCGACTGCCGGGCGATCGTGCTGACCGGCGCCGAGGGACATTTCTGTTCCGGCGGCGACATTTCCGGCATGTCAGCAGAGCGTCCGCTGATGGTCGGACGCGGCCGCATGGAACTCGGGCATCGTGTGGTGCGTGCCGTTTCCGGCGGTGCCAAGCCAGTGATCGCCGCCGTCGAAGGCTATGCGGCGGGTGCCGGTCTGTCGCTGGCAGCGGCAGCCGACTACGTCGTGTCGTCGACCACCGCAAAGTATGTCTCCTCGTTTGCCAAGGTCGGCCTCATTCCGGATCTCGGCCTGCTATGGACACTGCCGCAGCGAATCGGCCTGAGCGAGGCCAAGCGCATGTTTGCAACTGCCCGCGTCGTCGCGGCTCCGGAAGCATTGCAACTGGGGCTCGCGGATAAAGTCGTCGAGCCGGGCGCACTGATGGCGACCGCGCTCGAAATCGCGCAGAGCTATACCAGCGGCGCACCATTGTCGATGGCGCTGGTCAAGGCGGCATATGAGAAAGGCTTGCCGACATTCGAATCGGCATTGCGCTACGAAGTCGACAATCAGGCTGCGCTGTACCTGACTGCGGACCATCGTGAAGCAGTCGCGGCTTTCCTGGAAAAGCGCCCCGCCGTCTTCAAGGGCGTCTGA
- a CDS encoding acyl-CoA dehydrogenase, which yields MNLELTEEQQMLRESVAKLLQTESNPARVRAAEATGFDPELWQQLLDMGITAMRVPESSGGGGMSLFDAVLVAEQAGKHLASVPLAEALPVSRLLAQLDGQAAARYLADLLEGEVVVLHPRELQDAEHEALLTAASAVIALHGDEIVALRNIPSSPQSNLGADASSLLIACGDGAAVDKQIVAKGPAARAAFLAAVEEWKLLKAAMLVGLSDQALQMAAAYSRERKQFGRAIGSFQGIAHPLADALTEVEGARLLVWHAVWAIANADREAAANISMAWWWATQASGNAVARALHAFGGYGVSLEYDIQLYYRRGKAWALLAGDPQQELYVVADRLWNGEADVPLPDAGDVSVRFGCGRDAEAFGEEVRRYFMQHLTAELKAHAHHSVAGYHPEFHRKLADAGLLFPHWPKEYGGRGKTPFDMAALGEVFEEFNWQRITGPITNQVAQIVMRFAMEEVKAEVLPRFAAGESLACLGFTEPSSGSDVFAAQTRAERDNDEWVIDGQKIFTTAANLADYLFLLARTDPDAAKHAGLTLFLVPMNLPGIEVQAVHTVQDERTNIVYLSHVRVHDRYRIGEVNGGTAVMAATLELEHGGDQYRISFSSMYRHAVRWAATTMRGGQPLLQQADVRRRLARVAVHTTIAKDLCYRCIWATANATPGRAAYGPMSKLFSTEYYLADAMDLMDLAAPTSLFAGKDGLGHVEIGYRQSIGMTIYGGTSEVHRSIIAEQGLGMPKSRT from the coding sequence ATGAATCTTGAACTGACCGAGGAACAGCAGATGCTGCGCGAATCGGTCGCCAAGCTGTTGCAGACGGAGTCGAATCCGGCACGCGTAAGGGCAGCGGAAGCGACGGGTTTCGACCCTGAACTTTGGCAGCAATTGCTAGACATGGGCATCACCGCCATGCGTGTGCCGGAATCATCGGGCGGCGGCGGAATGAGCCTGTTCGACGCGGTGCTGGTGGCGGAACAGGCGGGAAAGCATCTCGCCTCGGTGCCGCTGGCCGAAGCGCTGCCGGTGTCGCGCCTGCTTGCGCAGCTCGACGGTCAGGCAGCCGCGCGCTACCTTGCCGACTTGCTGGAAGGCGAGGTGGTGGTTCTGCATCCACGTGAATTGCAGGACGCGGAACACGAAGCCTTGCTTACCGCAGCCAGCGCCGTGATCGCATTGCATGGCGATGAAATAGTAGCTTTGCGCAATATCCCATCCTCCCCGCAATCCAATTTGGGCGCCGACGCGTCCTCCCTGTTGATCGCCTGTGGTGATGGTGCAGCTGTCGACAAGCAGATCGTTGCCAAAGGCCCGGCGGCCCGTGCGGCCTTTCTCGCGGCGGTGGAAGAATGGAAGCTCTTGAAGGCTGCGATGCTGGTTGGCCTTTCCGACCAGGCGCTTCAGATGGCTGCGGCGTATTCGCGTGAAAGAAAACAGTTCGGACGCGCAATCGGATCGTTCCAGGGTATCGCCCATCCGTTGGCCGACGCGCTCACCGAAGTAGAGGGCGCGCGGCTGCTGGTCTGGCACGCGGTATGGGCCATTGCCAACGCCGATCGCGAAGCCGCGGCAAACATATCGATGGCATGGTGGTGGGCGACACAGGCAAGCGGAAACGCAGTTGCACGTGCGTTGCATGCGTTCGGCGGCTATGGCGTCTCACTTGAATACGATATCCAGCTTTATTATCGGCGCGGCAAGGCATGGGCGCTGCTTGCCGGCGATCCTCAGCAGGAACTCTATGTCGTCGCCGACCGCTTGTGGAACGGAGAGGCGGATGTCCCGCTGCCGGATGCGGGGGACGTCAGCGTCCGATTCGGTTGCGGCAGGGATGCCGAAGCCTTCGGCGAAGAAGTCAGACGCTATTTCATGCAGCACCTGACCGCTGAGCTGAAAGCGCACGCACATCATTCCGTCGCCGGATACCATCCGGAATTTCACCGCAAGCTGGCAGATGCGGGACTGCTGTTTCCGCACTGGCCGAAGGAATATGGCGGCAGGGGCAAGACGCCATTCGATATGGCGGCGCTGGGCGAAGTGTTCGAGGAATTCAATTGGCAGCGCATTACCGGACCGATCACCAATCAGGTGGCGCAAATCGTCATGCGGTTTGCCATGGAAGAGGTCAAGGCGGAGGTGTTGCCGCGTTTCGCCGCAGGCGAATCACTGGCCTGTCTCGGTTTCACCGAGCCGTCGAGCGGATCGGATGTGTTTGCCGCACAGACGCGCGCCGAACGTGATAACGATGAATGGGTTATCGACGGCCAGAAAATTTTCACCACGGCGGCCAACCTTGCCGACTATCTGTTTCTGCTGGCCCGTACCGATCCGGACGCGGCCAAGCATGCCGGCCTGACGCTGTTTCTGGTGCCGATGAACCTACCAGGAATCGAAGTGCAGGCCGTACATACCGTCCAGGACGAGCGCACCAACATCGTCTATTTGTCCCATGTGCGCGTGCATGACCGCTATCGCATCGGGGAAGTAAATGGCGGTACGGCCGTCATGGCGGCCACACTGGAACTGGAACACGGCGGCGACCAGTACCGCATCAGCTTTTCCAGTATGTACCGGCATGCGGTGCGCTGGGCGGCCACCACCATGCGCGGGGGCCAGCCTCTGCTCCAGCAGGCGGACGTACGGCGCCGGCTCGCGCGGGTCGCGGTGCATACGACGATCGCCAAGGATCTGTGTTATCGCTGCATCTGGGCGACGGCAAACGCGACTCCGGGGCGGGCTGCATACGGACCAATGTCGAAATTGTTTTCGACTGAGTATTACCTGGCTGATGCAATGGATTTGATGGACCTTGCCGCGCCGACCTCGCTGTTTGCGGGCAAGGATGGTCTTGGCCACGTCGAGATCGGATATCGGCAATCGATAGGGATGACGATCTATGGTGGCACGAGCGAAGTGCATCGGAGCATCATCGCCGAGCAGGGATTGGGCATGCCGAAATCGCGCACCTGA